One part of the Rhodococcus oxybenzonivorans genome encodes these proteins:
- the nadE gene encoding ammonia-dependent NAD(+) synthetase, which yields MANLRAQILEELGAQPTIDAAKEIRTRVQFLKEYLLSTPAKGFVLGISGGQDSTLVGRLAQLAASELREEGHEAEFVAVRLPYGTQADESDAQIALKFIQPDRSVSVNVKPGADATAKESASALRDILGNGGELRDFVRGNIKARERMVIQYSIAGQLGYLVLGTDHAAEAITGFFTKYGDGGVDLTPLTGLSKRQGGALLRELGAPETTWKKVPTADLEDDRPALPDEEALGLTYTQIDDYLEGKDVSPEVAEKLETMYLNTRHKRTVPVTPLDTWWR from the coding sequence ATGGCGAATCTACGTGCGCAGATACTCGAGGAACTCGGTGCCCAGCCCACCATCGACGCGGCGAAAGAAATTCGCACCCGCGTTCAGTTCCTGAAGGAGTACCTCCTGTCGACGCCCGCGAAGGGCTTCGTTCTGGGCATCAGCGGCGGCCAGGACAGCACTCTCGTCGGGCGTCTCGCTCAACTCGCGGCGAGCGAACTGCGCGAGGAGGGACACGAGGCCGAGTTCGTCGCTGTCCGTCTTCCCTACGGCACCCAGGCGGACGAGTCGGACGCACAGATCGCGCTGAAGTTCATCCAGCCCGACCGGTCGGTGTCGGTCAACGTCAAACCCGGCGCCGACGCCACTGCCAAGGAATCGGCCTCAGCCCTGCGGGACATCCTCGGCAATGGCGGCGAACTGCGCGACTTCGTCCGCGGCAACATCAAGGCCCGAGAGCGCATGGTCATCCAGTACTCGATCGCGGGGCAACTCGGCTACCTCGTACTCGGTACCGACCATGCAGCTGAAGCGATTACCGGGTTCTTCACCAAGTACGGCGACGGTGGCGTGGACCTCACTCCCCTGACCGGCCTCTCCAAGCGTCAGGGCGGCGCCCTGCTCCGCGAACTGGGGGCACCGGAGACCACCTGGAAGAAGGTGCCCACCGCCGATCTCGAGGACGACCGCCCGGCGCTCCCCGACGAGGAGGCGCTCGGTCTGACGTACACGCAGATCGACGACTACCTCGAGGGCAAGGACGTTTCCCCGGAGGTCGCCGAGAAGCTGGAGACCATGTACCTGAACACGCGTCACAAGCGCACGGTCCCCGTCACACCTCTCGACACCTGGTGGCGGTGA
- the nrdI gene encoding class Ib ribonucleoside-diphosphate reductase assembly flavoprotein NrdI has translation MTSLVYFSSASENTHRFVQRLGVPATRIPIHDRDGTFEVHEPYVLILPTYGGGTTAMGRDTSYVPKPVIRFLNNPHNRSLIRAVIAAGNTNFGDSYCFAGNIISQKCHVPYLYRFELMGTAEDIERVKVGLGEFWEHLDDKEQELWRRPSQTPSMRGA, from the coding sequence ATGACTTCGCTGGTGTACTTCTCCAGCGCCTCGGAGAACACGCACCGATTCGTTCAGCGGCTCGGGGTGCCTGCGACGCGCATACCCATCCACGACCGCGACGGCACCTTCGAGGTGCACGAGCCCTACGTCTTGATCCTCCCCACGTACGGCGGCGGGACCACGGCGATGGGCAGGGACACCAGTTACGTTCCGAAGCCCGTCATCCGATTTCTCAACAACCCACACAACAGGTCGCTGATCCGAGCCGTGATCGCGGCGGGAAACACCAATTTCGGTGATTCCTATTGCTTTGCAGGAAACATCATTTCTCAGAAGTGTCACGTTCCCTACCTCTACCGCTTCGAACTCATGGGCACAGCCGAGGACATCGAACGGGTGAAGGTCGGTCTGGGTGAATTCTGGGAACACTTAGACGACAAGGAGCAGGAGCTGTGGCGCCGACCATCACAGACACCATCGATGCGGGGAGCGTAG
- a CDS encoding redoxin NrdH, producing the protein MSITVYTKPACVQCNATYRALDKEGIDYAVVDITEDAEARDYVMALGYLQAPVVVAGDEHWSGFRPDRIKTLSANAA; encoded by the coding sequence ATGAGCATCACCGTCTACACCAAGCCCGCTTGCGTTCAGTGCAATGCCACCTACCGGGCCCTCGACAAGGAGGGTATCGACTACGCCGTCGTCGACATCACCGAAGACGCCGAAGCCCGGGACTACGTGATGGCGCTGGGATACCTGCAGGCGCCCGTGGTCGTAGCCGGTGACGAGCACTGGTCGGGCTTCCGGCCCGATCGCATCAAGACCCTCTCGGCAAACGCTGCTTGA
- the nrdE gene encoding class 1b ribonucleoside-diphosphate reductase subunit alpha, which translates to MAPTITDTIDAGSVERDARGGDSTNGLDYHALNAMLNLYGPNGEIQFDKDVAAARQYFLQHVNQNTVFFHNLDEKLDYLVEENYYEPEVLDQYSRAFVKFLIDHAYSKKFRFPTFLGAFKYYTSYTLKTFDGKRYLERFEDRVCMVALTLAAGDEDLATKLVDEIIAGRFQPATPTFLNSGKKQRGEPVSCFLLRIEDNMESIGRSINSALQLSKRGGGVALLLTNVREHGAPIKRIENQSSGVIPIMKLLEDSFSYANQLGARQGAGAVYLHAHHPDIYRFLDTKRENADEKIRIKTLSLGVVIPDITFELAKKNEDMYLFSPYDVERIYGVPFADINVTEKYYEMVDDKRIRKSKIKAREFFQTIAELQFESGYPYIMFEDTVNRANPIEGKITHSNLCSEILQVSTPSLFNDDLSYSKVGKDISCNLGSLNIAKTMDSPDFARTIEVAIRGLTAVSDQTHIYSVPSIEEGNNDSHAIGLGQMNLHGYLARERIYYGSDEGIDFTNIYFYTVVFHALQASNRIAIERGTYFKGFPQSQYASGEYFDKYTDQVWEPKTDKVRQLFADSGVHIPTQDDWRELKASVQKHGIYNQNLQAVPPTGSISYINYSTSSIHPVASKIEIRKEGKIGRVYYPAPYLTNDNLEYYQDAYEIGYEKIIDTYAAATQHVDQGLSLTLFFKDTATTRDINKAQIYAWRKGIKTLYYIRLRQMALEGTEVEGCVSCML; encoded by the coding sequence GTGGCGCCGACCATCACAGACACCATCGATGCGGGGAGCGTAGAGCGTGACGCGCGCGGTGGGGACTCGACGAACGGTCTCGACTACCACGCGCTCAACGCGATGCTCAACTTGTACGGGCCGAACGGCGAGATCCAGTTCGACAAGGATGTCGCCGCGGCCCGCCAGTACTTCCTGCAGCATGTCAACCAGAACACGGTGTTCTTCCACAACCTCGACGAGAAGCTCGATTATCTCGTCGAGGAGAATTACTACGAGCCCGAGGTGCTCGATCAGTACTCGCGTGCCTTCGTGAAGTTCCTGATCGACCACGCGTATTCCAAGAAGTTCCGCTTCCCGACCTTCCTGGGCGCCTTCAAGTACTACACCTCGTACACGCTCAAGACGTTCGACGGAAAGCGCTACCTCGAGCGGTTCGAGGACCGAGTGTGCATGGTGGCGCTCACCCTTGCAGCAGGTGACGAGGACCTGGCCACCAAGCTGGTCGACGAGATCATCGCCGGACGCTTCCAGCCCGCCACACCCACGTTCCTCAACTCCGGCAAGAAGCAGCGCGGTGAACCCGTCTCCTGCTTCCTCCTCCGCATCGAGGACAACATGGAGTCGATCGGCCGCTCGATCAACTCCGCCCTGCAGCTGTCCAAGCGCGGCGGCGGAGTCGCGTTGCTGCTCACCAATGTTCGTGAACACGGCGCCCCGATCAAGCGAATCGAGAACCAGAGCTCGGGTGTCATCCCCATCATGAAGCTCCTCGAAGACTCCTTCTCCTACGCCAACCAGCTCGGGGCGCGTCAGGGTGCGGGCGCGGTGTACCTGCACGCCCACCATCCGGACATCTACCGGTTCCTCGACACCAAGCGTGAGAACGCCGACGAGAAGATCCGCATCAAGACGCTGTCCCTCGGCGTGGTCATCCCGGACATCACCTTCGAGCTGGCGAAGAAGAACGAGGACATGTATTTGTTCTCGCCGTACGACGTCGAACGCATCTACGGCGTTCCGTTCGCAGACATCAACGTCACCGAGAAGTACTACGAAATGGTCGACGACAAGCGGATCCGGAAGTCGAAGATCAAGGCGCGCGAGTTCTTCCAGACCATCGCGGAGCTGCAGTTCGAGTCGGGCTACCCGTACATCATGTTCGAGGACACGGTGAACCGGGCCAACCCCATCGAAGGCAAGATCACGCACTCCAACCTGTGCTCCGAAATCCTGCAGGTGTCGACGCCGTCGCTGTTCAACGACGACCTCTCGTACAGCAAGGTGGGCAAGGACATCTCTTGCAACCTGGGGTCGCTGAACATTGCCAAGACGATGGACTCGCCGGACTTCGCGCGGACCATCGAGGTGGCGATTCGCGGACTGACCGCGGTGTCCGATCAGACGCACATCTACTCGGTGCCGTCGATCGAGGAGGGCAACAACGACTCTCACGCCATCGGGCTCGGCCAGATGAATCTGCACGGGTACCTGGCGCGCGAGCGGATCTACTACGGCTCCGACGAGGGCATCGACTTCACGAACATCTACTTCTACACCGTGGTGTTCCATGCGCTGCAGGCGTCCAACCGGATTGCCATCGAGCGGGGAACGTACTTCAAGGGCTTCCCGCAGTCGCAGTACGCGTCCGGCGAGTACTTCGACAAGTACACCGATCAGGTGTGGGAGCCGAAGACGGACAAGGTGCGTCAACTCTTCGCCGACTCCGGTGTGCACATCCCCACCCAGGACGACTGGCGTGAGCTGAAGGCGTCGGTGCAGAAGCACGGCATCTACAACCAGAACCTCCAGGCCGTCCCGCCCACCGGGTCGATCTCCTACATCAACTACTCCACCAGCTCCATTCACCCGGTGGCGTCGAAGATCGAGATCCGCAAGGAAGGCAAGATCGGCCGCGTCTACTACCCGGCGCCATACTTGACCAACGACAACCTGGAGTACTACCAGGACGCGTACGAGATCGGCTACGAGAAGATCATCGACACCTACGCCGCGGCCACCCAGCACGTGGACCAGGGGTTGTCGCTGACGTTGTTCTTCAAGGACACCGCCACCACCCGCGACATCAACAAGGCGCAGATCTACGCGTGGCGCAAGGGGATCAAGACGCTGTACTACATCCGTCTGCGTCAGATGGCCCTCGAAGGCACCGAGGTCGAAGGTTGCGTTTCCTGCATGCTGTAG
- a CDS encoding nucleosidase, with amino-acid sequence MSRSDILVVSATKAEAVHVPPEFDVLITGIGKVSAAVAVAKALGDYPSSQKPLVVNIGTAGALHEHHSGLFTPSTVLNHDISGDAIRALGHEVADRLEMPEGDGSVLATGDVFVSDAGVRDVLAERADLVDMEGFAVAYACAQVGAQCRLVKHVSDTADDSALDWPARIDASARELALWLRAL; translated from the coding sequence ATGAGCAGATCGGACATCCTCGTCGTCAGCGCCACCAAGGCGGAGGCGGTGCACGTCCCACCGGAGTTCGACGTTCTGATCACGGGCATCGGCAAGGTGAGCGCCGCGGTGGCCGTCGCGAAAGCGCTCGGCGACTACCCGTCGTCGCAGAAACCGCTGGTGGTCAACATCGGCACCGCGGGGGCCCTGCACGAACACCACAGTGGCCTCTTCACGCCGTCGACCGTGCTCAACCACGACATCAGCGGCGACGCCATCCGGGCCTTGGGGCACGAGGTCGCGGACCGGCTCGAGATGCCGGAGGGGGACGGCTCGGTGCTGGCAACGGGGGACGTCTTCGTATCGGACGCGGGGGTGCGCGACGTGCTCGCGGAGCGGGCCGATCTCGTCGACATGGAAGGTTTCGCCGTCGCCTACGCGTGCGCACAGGTCGGTGCACAATGCCGCCTCGTCAAGCACGTGAGCGATACGGCTGACGACTCGGCGCTCGACTGGCCGGCGCGCATCGACGCGAGCGCCAGGGAATTGGCGCTGTGGCTGCGCGCCCTGTGA
- a CDS encoding TetR/AcrR family transcriptional regulator, translating into MTRLLLPQIGVEPPERCDAARNRRLLLDAAALLVSERGVDAVTMDAVACKAGVGKGTVFRRFGSRSGLMLALLDHSERELQQAFMFGPPPLGPGADPVERLIAYGRARIATVEVEGEVRRAAENSPGTRFSAPARAVSVTHVVSLLREAGVEGDHELLACSLLAPLEATLVLHEIRDLGMSTERLEAAWEDLVRRVTRA; encoded by the coding sequence GTGACCCGCCTCCTCCTTCCCCAGATCGGGGTCGAACCGCCCGAACGGTGTGATGCCGCACGTAATCGGCGGCTACTGCTCGATGCTGCGGCCCTCTTGGTGTCCGAGCGGGGCGTCGACGCGGTGACGATGGACGCCGTCGCCTGCAAGGCCGGTGTGGGCAAGGGCACAGTGTTCCGCCGGTTCGGAAGCCGATCGGGACTCATGCTCGCCCTCCTCGACCATTCCGAGCGCGAACTCCAGCAGGCGTTCATGTTCGGACCCCCACCCCTGGGGCCGGGCGCCGATCCGGTCGAACGGCTCATCGCCTACGGCCGAGCGCGCATCGCCACCGTCGAGGTCGAGGGCGAGGTCCGGCGGGCCGCGGAGAATTCTCCGGGCACCCGTTTCTCCGCGCCGGCTCGCGCAGTGTCGGTGACGCACGTCGTGTCGCTGCTCCGCGAGGCGGGCGTCGAAGGAGATCACGAACTGCTGGCGTGCTCGCTCCTCGCACCCCTCGAGGCGACGCTCGTACTGCACGAGATCCGCGACCTCGGGATGTCGACCGAGCGCCTCGAGGCTGCCTGGGAGGATCTCGTCAGGCGTGTCACCCGCGCCTGA
- a CDS encoding NAD(P)H-dependent oxidoreductase, translated as MSKTNILVLVGSLRAASVNRQLAETAVSVSPAGTDVTVFEGLGEVPFYNEDIDVAGSLPAVEALRDAAGRADALLILTPEYNGTIPAVLKNAIDWISRPYGTGAVKDKPVAVISASPSGNGAQWAHEDTRKAVRIAGGKVLEDVTLAIGGTIDKFGDRHPRENAEVAQQVADVVTSLVDATKQLVDA; from the coding sequence ATGTCGAAGACCAACATTCTCGTACTCGTCGGCAGCCTGCGCGCCGCGTCGGTCAACCGCCAGCTCGCCGAGACGGCAGTCTCGGTTTCTCCGGCAGGGACCGACGTCACCGTGTTCGAAGGGCTCGGTGAGGTGCCCTTCTACAACGAGGACATCGACGTCGCAGGTTCGCTCCCCGCCGTCGAGGCGTTGCGTGACGCCGCCGGCCGCGCCGATGCGCTTCTCATCCTCACCCCCGAGTACAACGGCACGATTCCCGCCGTGCTCAAGAACGCCATCGACTGGATCTCCCGTCCGTACGGAACCGGCGCCGTCAAGGACAAGCCGGTCGCCGTCATCAGCGCGTCCCCCAGCGGCAACGGCGCACAGTGGGCCCATGAAGACACCCGCAAGGCCGTCCGTATCGCCGGCGGCAAGGTGCTCGAGGACGTCACGCTCGCCATCGGCGGCACGATCGACAAGTTCGGTGACCGGCACCCGCGGGAGAACGCCGAGGTCGCACAGCAGGTCGCCGATGTCGTGACCAGCCTCGTGGACGCCACCAAGCAGCTCGTCGACGCCTGA
- a CDS encoding SDR family oxidoreductase produces the protein MTLVLVAGGTGTAGRQLVKELLARGHSVRVLTRHGGAPGTEIVHVHGDLVTGEGLAEALDGVDVVVDTTDGKTRRTRAVLDEGASNLLATADGAGVRRAVLLSIVNVDRGEFAYYQAKRRQERVYESSPLDTVVVRATQFHDFIPMVAKPPSHVGVIPAFARTRFQSIDTRDVARALADAALATETASENLITIGGPEVRTARDLVVAWKKATGTHGLVIDVPLPGALGSFLRAGHNLAPGKEFGSITFDRWLADTTTA, from the coding sequence GTGACCCTCGTTCTGGTCGCGGGCGGTACCGGTACAGCGGGTAGGCAACTCGTCAAGGAGTTACTTGCCCGCGGGCACTCGGTCCGTGTCCTCACCCGGCACGGTGGTGCACCGGGCACCGAGATCGTCCATGTCCACGGCGACTTGGTGACGGGTGAGGGGCTCGCAGAGGCGCTGGACGGGGTCGACGTGGTGGTGGACACGACCGACGGCAAGACCCGCCGCACTCGGGCCGTGCTGGACGAGGGCGCCAGCAATCTGCTGGCGACAGCGGACGGTGCGGGTGTGCGACGCGCGGTCCTGCTGTCCATCGTAAACGTCGACCGCGGCGAGTTCGCCTACTATCAGGCCAAACGACGGCAGGAACGGGTCTACGAGAGCTCGCCGCTCGACACAGTCGTCGTGCGCGCCACACAGTTTCACGACTTCATTCCCATGGTCGCGAAGCCGCCGAGTCATGTCGGGGTGATTCCGGCGTTCGCGAGAACGCGATTCCAGTCGATCGACACCCGCGATGTCGCGCGGGCGCTGGCAGACGCCGCTCTGGCGACCGAGACGGCGTCCGAAAATCTCATCACCATCGGCGGCCCGGAAGTCCGCACGGCCCGTGACCTCGTCGTCGCATGGAAGAAAGCCACGGGGACGCACGGACTCGTCATCGACGTGCCCCTGCCGGGAGCACTGGGTTCCTTCCTGAGGGCAGGGCACAACCTGGCTCCGGGGAAAGAGTTCGG
- a CDS encoding siderophore-interacting protein → MPVHSSEQPDRWAPVVRTERVTPNMQRITLSGGDLTEFESSGVPDERVLLAFPPGGADQRSFTVRRWDPSACEMDIDFAVHAGGAAIRWALQASPGEVLGFSAAAGWYSPPTDTAWQLLVADMTGLPAVGRIVEELPGSAHVHVIAEITAAEDRQQFTTEADVMVTWLHGSGNGTGRSRLAEAARTWPRPSEPGYVWFAGEARTSRDVRHRLRHELGWPANRYDVMGYWRANKEEWVARYETVREQIEAARDSALAAGEDFDAVRDAVDAALERSGL, encoded by the coding sequence ATGCCCGTGCACTCCTCCGAGCAACCCGACCGCTGGGCGCCCGTCGTCCGCACGGAGCGGGTGACGCCGAACATGCAGAGGATCACCCTGTCGGGTGGTGATCTGACGGAATTCGAATCGAGTGGCGTGCCCGACGAGCGCGTATTGCTCGCCTTTCCGCCCGGTGGCGCGGACCAGAGGAGCTTCACCGTCCGCCGCTGGGACCCGTCGGCCTGCGAGATGGACATCGATTTCGCCGTCCACGCGGGCGGCGCTGCGATTCGGTGGGCGCTACAGGCGTCGCCCGGCGAGGTTCTGGGGTTCTCGGCCGCCGCCGGCTGGTATTCACCGCCCACCGATACGGCATGGCAACTTCTCGTCGCGGACATGACCGGTTTACCTGCCGTCGGCCGGATCGTGGAGGAATTGCCCGGTTCGGCGCACGTGCACGTGATCGCCGAGATCACGGCCGCCGAGGATCGGCAGCAGTTCACCACCGAGGCCGACGTGATGGTCACCTGGTTGCACGGCAGCGGCAACGGCACCGGACGCAGCAGGCTGGCGGAGGCTGCACGCACCTGGCCGCGACCCTCCGAGCCGGGATACGTGTGGTTCGCGGGCGAAGCGCGTACATCCCGAGACGTACGCCACCGGCTGCGCCACGAATTGGGCTGGCCGGCGAATCGATATGACGTCATGGGTTATTGGCGCGCAAACAAGGAGGAATGGGTCGCGCGCTACGAGACGGTCCGTGAGCAGATAGAAGCCGCCAGGGACTCTGCCCTGGCGGCCGGTGAAGACTTCGACGCGGTGCGGGACGCCGTCGACGCAGCCCTCGAGAGATCCGGGCTGTAG